The Pseudomonas fluorescens nucleotide sequence AGGTTGAGGTTCTGGACGATGCGCTGCTCGCCATAGCCACAGGCGAGCTCGCGCAGGTTAAGCAGTAAAGGTTGACTCATGCGTGGTGATAGGCCGGTTCAACAAGAAATTCGAGAAGCGCCTTCTGTGCATGCAAGCGGTTTTCGGCCTGGTCCCAGGCGACCGAACGGGGGTCGTCGAGCAGGTCCAGGCTGATTTCCTCGCCGCGATGAGCGGGCAGGCAGTGCATGAACAGGGCATCGGGTGCTGCCAGGTCGAGCAGTTCGCGGGTTACCTGGTAAGGCGCGAACAAGGCCAGACGCCGTGCAGTTTCCTCTTCCTGACCCATGGAAGTCCAGACATCGGTGCTCACCAGGTGGGCACCCTGCACCGCATCCTTGGGTTCACGGAAGATCTGCACGCGGTCACCGGCCTGGGCCAGGAACTGCGCATTGGGCTCGAATTCGGCCGGGCAGGCGATGCGCAGCTGGAAGTCGAACTGGATGGCCGCTTCTATATAGCTGTTGCACATGTTGTTGCCGTCGCCGATCCAGGCCACGGTCTTGCCCTGGATGGCGCCGCGGTGCTCGAGGAAGGTCTGCATGTCAGCCAGCAGCTGGCATGGGTGCAGGTCGTCGGACAGGCCGTTGATTACCGGCACCCGCGAATTGGCGGCGAATTCGGTCAGGGTGCTGTGGGCAAAGGTGCGGATCATCACCGCATCGAGCATGCGCGACATGACGATGGCGCAGTCGCCGATCGGCTCGCCACGGCCCAGCTGGGTGTCCCGTGGCGAGAGGAAGATGGCCTGGCCGCCGAGCTGGATCATGCCGGCTTCGAACGACAGGCGGGTGCGGGTCGAGGACTTTTCGAAGATCATCCCCAGTACGCGGTTTTTCAGCGGTTCGAACAGTACGCCGCGGTTACGCAGGTCCTTCAGCTCGATACCTCGACG carries:
- the argF gene encoding ornithine carbamoyltransferase — translated: MSARHFLSLMDFTPEELLSVIRRGIELKDLRNRGVLFEPLKNRVLGMIFEKSSTRTRLSFEAGMIQLGGQAIFLSPRDTQLGRGEPIGDCAIVMSRMLDAVMIRTFAHSTLTEFAANSRVPVINGLSDDLHPCQLLADMQTFLEHRGAIQGKTVAWIGDGNNMCNSYIEAAIQFDFQLRIACPAEFEPNAQFLAQAGDRVQIFREPKDAVQGAHLVSTDVWTSMGQEEETARRLALFAPYQVTRELLDLAAPDALFMHCLPAHRGEEISLDLLDDPRSVAWDQAENRLHAQKALLEFLVEPAYHHA